From one Zhongshania sp. R06B22 genomic stretch:
- a CDS encoding isovaleryl-CoA dehydrogenase, giving the protein MSTSYPTLNFGLGEEVEMLRDAAEQFAQKEIAPRAESIDKDNEFPMDLWRKMGDMGLLGITVSEEYGGSNMGYLAHVIAMEEISRASASVGLSYGAHSNLCVNQIFKNGTDAQREKYLPKLCSGEHIGALAMSEPNAGSDVVSMKLKAEKDGDHYVLNGNKMWITNGPDAHTYVIYAKTDIHGGSRGITAFIVERDYPGFSRSPKLDKLGMRGSNTCELVFENCKVPAENILGAEGGGVNVLMSGLDFERTVLSGGPTGIMQACLDVVVPYLHDRKQFGQSIGEFQLMQGKLADMYTELNASRAYLYTVAKACDRGEASRKDAAAVILYTAERATQMALQAIQALGGNGYTNEYPTGRLLRDAKLYEIGAGTSEIRRMLIGRELFKETMQ; this is encoded by the coding sequence ATGAGCACTTCCTACCCTACTTTGAATTTTGGCCTCGGTGAAGAAGTCGAGATGTTGCGTGACGCCGCCGAGCAATTCGCCCAAAAAGAAATTGCTCCCCGCGCCGAGAGTATCGACAAAGACAATGAGTTCCCCATGGACCTCTGGCGTAAAATGGGCGACATGGGCTTGCTCGGCATCACAGTCTCAGAAGAGTATGGCGGCAGCAATATGGGCTATCTGGCCCATGTTATTGCCATGGAAGAAATCAGCCGTGCTTCCGCGTCTGTGGGCCTTTCTTACGGCGCTCACTCCAATTTGTGCGTAAACCAAATCTTCAAGAATGGCACTGACGCCCAGCGTGAAAAATATCTGCCCAAACTCTGTTCAGGCGAACATATTGGCGCGCTGGCCATGTCAGAACCCAACGCCGGTTCGGATGTTGTCAGCATGAAACTTAAAGCCGAAAAAGACGGTGACCACTATGTGCTTAACGGCAACAAAATGTGGATTACCAATGGCCCCGATGCCCACACCTATGTGATCTATGCAAAGACGGATATCCACGGCGGCTCCCGCGGTATTACGGCATTTATTGTCGAGCGCGACTACCCCGGTTTTAGCCGCTCACCTAAGCTCGACAAGCTCGGCATGCGCGGTTCAAATACCTGCGAGTTGGTGTTTGAAAACTGCAAAGTGCCAGCGGAAAATATCTTGGGCGCGGAAGGCGGTGGCGTAAACGTATTAATGAGCGGTTTGGACTTTGAGCGCACCGTGCTGTCCGGCGGGCCAACAGGCATTATGCAAGCATGCCTAGATGTGGTGGTCCCCTACCTTCACGACCGCAAACAATTCGGTCAGAGCATTGGCGAGTTTCAGTTGATGCAAGGCAAATTGGCAGACATGTACACCGAACTAAATGCCAGTCGCGCCTATCTGTACACTGTAGCCAAGGCCTGTGATCGCGGCGAAGCCAGCCGCAAAGATGCCGCCGCTGTGATCTTATATACCGCCGAGCGCGCCACCCAAATGGCCCTGCAAGCGATTCAAGCCCTGGGCGGCAATGGCTACACCAATGAATACCCAACGGGCCGTTTACTGCGTGACGCCAAGCTTTATGAGATCGGCGCCGGCACCTCAGAAATTAGACGCATGTTGATTGGCCGTGAACTCTTTAAAGAAACGATGCAATAA
- a CDS encoding MerR family transcriptional regulator has translation MADRTYGISDLASEFDVTTRTIRFYEEKGLLNPLRDGQTRIYSAADRTKLKLILRGKRLGLSLEDSKSIIEMYHPEHDNSPQLIKLIDKIRERRRLLKEQLKQQLQDLQDMIYELDQAEDRCQDALNEINKTTH, from the coding sequence ATGGCCGACAGAACTTACGGTATTTCGGATCTGGCATCGGAATTTGACGTCACCACGCGCACGATCCGCTTTTATGAGGAAAAGGGCCTACTCAATCCCCTGCGCGACGGTCAAACGCGAATTTACAGCGCCGCCGACAGAACAAAATTGAAGCTAATTCTTCGTGGCAAACGTTTGGGCTTATCTCTGGAAGACAGTAAAAGCATCATTGAGATGTATCATCCCGAGCACGACAATAGCCCACAGCTTATTAAGCTTATCGATAAGATACGTGAACGCCGCCGACTATTAAAAGAACAACTCAAGCAGCAGCTGCAAGACTTGCAAGACATGATCTATGAATTAGACCAAGCCGAAGATCGCTGCCAAGACGCCTTGAATGAAATAAATAAAACGACCCACTAA
- a CDS encoding cytochrome P450 gives MKTPTDYLALPRKSTDDIMHVPGDKGALPILGDTVEFLTDYLGLVTRKHKLYGPIFRNNALLQRSVALLGPEANELVLKDSGKIFSSKKAWDPILDRLFPDGLMLRDFDEHRFHRRILQAAFKKDALQGYLDEMNPRMREGVAAFPKQVEFGFKDSIKSLLLDVAAQVFMGVKMGNEADAINKGFLHAMEASLAVVKLPIPGTTWQKGLNGRKTLKNFIEKHIEAKRATESSDFFSQFCHAKDEDGNTLSDEAVRDHTIFLLFAAHDTTTSTLCSIIYALAKNPEWQDILYQECQQIEGDNLGYDDLPKLEKAALVMKEALRMYPPVPAIPRRLIKETEIMGYTLPANTGIGISPLFTHYMEEWWTEPKKFDPERFSAERAEHKRHLYQWIPFGGGGHKCIGLNFAEMQVKLFMFHLLRNYTISVKPGYEMKYNAVPISFPTDGLPVTLTARK, from the coding sequence ATGAAAACACCAACTGATTACTTAGCCTTACCCCGCAAGTCCACCGACGATATTATGCACGTGCCGGGTGACAAGGGCGCACTGCCAATCCTCGGTGATACGGTAGAATTTTTGACCGATTATTTAGGTTTAGTAACTCGCAAGCACAAGCTTTATGGACCCATCTTCCGCAACAACGCGCTACTGCAGCGCTCGGTTGCTTTACTAGGGCCAGAGGCTAATGAACTGGTTCTTAAAGATAGCGGCAAGATTTTTTCCAGCAAGAAAGCCTGGGACCCTATTCTGGATAGATTATTCCCAGACGGTCTGATGCTGCGCGATTTTGATGAGCACCGCTTCCATCGCCGTATTCTGCAAGCAGCATTTAAAAAGGATGCACTGCAGGGCTATCTCGACGAGATGAACCCGCGCATGCGTGAAGGCGTCGCTGCCTTCCCCAAGCAAGTCGAGTTCGGGTTTAAAGACAGCATTAAATCACTATTGCTAGACGTTGCCGCGCAAGTGTTTATGGGCGTAAAAATGGGCAACGAGGCCGACGCCATTAACAAAGGCTTTTTGCACGCGATGGAAGCATCACTAGCGGTCGTGAAACTACCGATACCGGGCACCACTTGGCAGAAGGGTTTGAATGGTCGTAAAACTCTCAAAAACTTTATTGAAAAACATATCGAAGCAAAACGCGCCACCGAGAGCAGTGATTTCTTCTCACAGTTTTGTCACGCCAAAGACGAAGATGGCAACACCCTTAGCGATGAGGCCGTGCGCGACCACACTATTTTCTTGCTGTTTGCCGCTCATGACACCACCACTAGCACGCTGTGTTCGATCATTTACGCACTAGCTAAAAACCCAGAGTGGCAAGATATTCTCTACCAGGAATGTCAGCAAATTGAAGGCGACAATCTAGGCTACGACGACCTGCCAAAACTGGAAAAAGCCGCGCTGGTAATGAAAGAAGCTTTGCGGATGTACCCCCCAGTTCCCGCTATTCCGCGTCGCTTAATTAAAGAAACTGAAATTATGGGTTATACCCTGCCGGCCAACACTGGCATCGGTATTTCACCGCTCTTCACCCACTATATGGAAGAGTGGTGGACAGAGCCTAAGAAGTTTGACCCCGAGCGTTTTTCTGCTGAGCGCGCCGAACACAAGCGCCACCTGTATCAGTGGATTCCCTTCGGTGGTGGCGGCCACAAGTGTATCGGTCTTAACTTTGCTGAAATGCAGGTGAAATTATTTATGTTTCATTTGCTGCGCAACTACACCATTAGCGTTAAGCCCGGCTATGAAATGAAGTACAACGCCGTGCCTATCTCCTTCCCAACTGATGGCTTGCCAGTGACCCTAACAGCCAGAAAATAG
- a CDS encoding TetR/AcrR family transcriptional regulator, with the protein MNPSTAPRRRGRPKKNEAPALSIEQLLEASADIFARDGYDGVSLRKLQDELNVSYTFFHHYFSSKEQLWQAVVDRLCGHTTAKILEALQNIDEGQNELDALKEGIAVYIRSAFEYPALYHICQQESLREGPRLSYLHTHYFEPAWQLISDMVAKVEDLGLIKDIPIVTLFFMVQSATAPVVQLPFYQRLTGKPELASELIETHIQQSIDLLFHGWRR; encoded by the coding sequence GTGAATCCCAGTACCGCACCCAGACGCCGAGGCCGGCCAAAGAAGAACGAAGCGCCCGCCCTGTCTATCGAGCAATTACTCGAAGCCTCGGCGGATATCTTCGCTCGCGACGGCTACGACGGTGTTTCCCTGCGCAAACTGCAAGATGAATTAAACGTCAGCTACACCTTTTTCCACCACTACTTCAGCTCCAAAGAGCAGCTCTGGCAGGCTGTGGTAGACCGGCTCTGCGGCCACACTACGGCCAAAATTTTAGAAGCCCTGCAAAACATTGATGAAGGCCAGAACGAGCTAGATGCGCTTAAAGAAGGTATTGCCGTATATATTCGCAGCGCCTTTGAATACCCCGCGCTCTACCATATCTGTCAGCAAGAATCCCTGCGTGAAGGCCCGCGTCTGAGCTACCTTCACACACACTATTTTGAACCCGCGTGGCAGTTAATAAGCGATATGGTTGCCAAAGTAGAAGACCTGGGCCTGATTAAAGACATCCCCATTGTGACCCTGTTCTTTATGGTTCAATCGGCGACCGCACCTGTTGTGCAGCTGCCCTTTTATCAACGGCTCACCGGCAAGCCAGAGTTAGCCTCTGAATTAATAGAAACCCATATTCAACAATCTATAGACCTGCTGTTTCACGGCTGGCGCAGATAA
- a CDS encoding YbaN family protein — protein MINTIGREDVDNNVSLERVIMKTPYQHRNPVIRYILFTTGWISFVLGMIGILLPVVPTTPFLLLSAACFLRSSPRFYTWLTEHRWWGKYIRYYLNGEGIPRRIKILIIAMLWITILTSALLIVKIHWLSAMMISVAAIISIYIFRQPEPVPEEMAKDMAKATETSETPTDQQT, from the coding sequence ATGATAAACACTATTGGCCGCGAAGATGTCGATAACAACGTCTCTTTAGAACGAGTAATAATGAAAACGCCCTACCAGCATCGCAATCCCGTCATACGCTACATACTGTTTACTACCGGGTGGATCTCCTTCGTTTTGGGCATGATCGGCATATTATTACCGGTAGTACCGACAACCCCTTTTTTACTCCTTAGCGCCGCCTGCTTTTTACGCAGCTCACCACGTTTCTATACTTGGCTGACGGAACACCGCTGGTGGGGGAAATATATTCGCTACTATTTAAACGGCGAAGGTATACCGCGGCGCATCAAAATCTTAATTATTGCCATGCTGTGGATTACCATTCTTACCAGCGCACTGCTCATTGTGAAAATACATTGGCTGAGCGCAATGATGATTTCGGTCGCCGCGATTATAAGCATTTATATTTTTAGACAGCCCGAGCCTGTACCCGAAGAGATGGCCAAAGACATGGCCAAAGCCACAGAAACTAGCGAAACCCCGACAGATCAGCAGACATAG
- a CDS encoding alpha/beta hydrolase family protein: MKKNLILGAIMAVTVTACGGSSSSSVSGPGSATYVTETFTTDSATDLASFNIAGPQDVNPGCLPDTDSNLPLPEGILVYKEGEAPTRLVVFAHGIGHNVRESWLPHMRREIRLAKDFENQPSDVAFVSTDYRDNLGFPTLRGAHDTISATLYAMEKFPSITTVYMFGVSMGGSISGTAITESTAVTEDGSSLYDYWLDVEGVSQLAETYAEAAAAASISETAAQAQAGIERDTGGNPVTCPLAFARRSPAYHAAEMKLAGVRAATVIHAVNDGLVPHNQGRVMASTLTTSGIPTQFFTIIGIPEGQDPGSTGTGTAGAGDADAYLNLAGHGSEAQAYHPVMRVAFENMRKMLDGSYNETVPYFECIVDPNIPADSCPVDQVQP; encoded by the coding sequence ATGAAAAAAAACCTTATTCTTGGCGCCATTATGGCCGTGACTGTTACTGCCTGTGGTGGCAGTAGTAGCTCTAGTGTTTCTGGCCCGGGTAGTGCCACTTATGTGACCGAGACCTTTACCACCGACTCCGCCACTGACTTAGCCAGCTTTAATATTGCGGGACCGCAGGATGTTAATCCCGGCTGCCTTCCCGACACCGACTCAAACCTGCCATTGCCAGAAGGCATACTGGTTTATAAAGAAGGTGAGGCGCCCACCCGACTAGTGGTATTTGCCCACGGCATAGGCCACAACGTCCGCGAAAGTTGGTTGCCCCATATGAGACGCGAAATCCGTTTGGCCAAGGACTTCGAGAACCAGCCTAGCGATGTGGCATTTGTTAGCACGGACTACCGTGACAACCTCGGTTTTCCCACCCTGCGCGGCGCCCATGACACAATAAGCGCCACACTCTATGCCATGGAGAAATTCCCCAGCATCACCACCGTCTATATGTTTGGTGTATCGATGGGTGGCTCTATCTCGGGTACCGCGATTACAGAATCTACCGCTGTTACCGAAGACGGTTCCTCGCTCTATGATTATTGGCTGGATGTAGAAGGTGTTAGCCAGCTAGCTGAAACCTATGCAGAGGCAGCTGCCGCCGCATCAATATCGGAAACCGCGGCGCAGGCCCAGGCCGGTATTGAGCGCGATACCGGTGGTAACCCGGTCACCTGTCCACTGGCGTTTGCGCGTCGCTCTCCCGCCTATCATGCCGCTGAAATGAAACTCGCTGGTGTGCGTGCGGCCACGGTAATACACGCCGTAAATGACGGTCTGGTTCCCCATAATCAGGGCCGAGTGATGGCATCCACTTTAACCACCTCTGGTATCCCCACTCAGTTCTTCACCATTATTGGTATTCCGGAGGGGCAGGATCCGGGTTCAACGGGTACCGGCACAGCAGGTGCGGGTGATGCTGACGCCTACCTTAATCTGGCTGGCCACGGCTCAGAAGCGCAGGCCTACCATCCCGTCATGCGGGTCGCGTTTGAAAATATGCGCAAAATGCTCGATGGCAGCTATAACGAAACCGTCCCTTATTTTGAGTGTATTGTTGATCCCAATATCCCCGCAGATAGTTGCCCGGTAGATCAGGTTCAGCCCTAG
- a CDS encoding Zn-ribbon domain-containing OB-fold protein, with protein MSSSAETLSQAFTLGYTYTRSTGPIVGQFLTSLRARKMVGIKASDGKVLMPPVEFDPVSAAALTEFVDVADSGVVKTWCWVKEPRKAHPSDKPFAWAMILLDGADTPMLHWIDAGDEAAMSTGMRVKVRWAAETKGVMDDLNGFVPESVALLTELKPAASDEPIIGVESPSYLTYNFTAGKATSLYLRSMKEGKLVGQRCPKCRNVYIPPRGSCAACGVPTEEQVTLSNKATVESFTIVYIPIPGNPIKPPYVIANLVLDGANLSFLHLLSECKNEDVRIGMRVEALWRPEEEWGFAMENIQYFKPIDEPDMPVDQIGKLIDEGR; from the coding sequence ATGTCGTCATCGGCTGAAACTCTTAGCCAAGCCTTTACGCTGGGCTATACCTATACACGGTCCACTGGGCCTATTGTGGGTCAGTTTTTGACCTCCTTGCGCGCACGCAAAATGGTTGGCATTAAAGCCAGCGATGGCAAAGTGCTAATGCCGCCGGTGGAATTTGATCCGGTGAGCGCTGCCGCATTAACTGAATTTGTCGATGTTGCTGACAGCGGTGTGGTCAAGACTTGGTGCTGGGTTAAAGAACCTCGCAAAGCCCATCCCAGTGATAAGCCATTCGCTTGGGCAATGATTTTGCTGGACGGTGCCGATACCCCAATGCTGCATTGGATAGACGCCGGTGACGAAGCGGCAATGTCTACCGGCATGCGTGTCAAAGTGCGTTGGGCCGCAGAGACTAAGGGCGTCATGGACGACCTTAACGGCTTTGTTCCCGAGTCCGTTGCGCTCCTGACTGAGCTTAAACCGGCGGCTTCTGATGAGCCTATTATCGGTGTCGAATCGCCAAGCTACCTGACCTATAACTTCACCGCAGGTAAAGCGACCTCACTTTACTTACGTTCAATGAAAGAAGGTAAATTGGTCGGTCAGCGCTGTCCAAAATGCCGCAATGTTTATATCCCACCCCGTGGTTCTTGCGCGGCGTGTGGTGTACCTACCGAAGAGCAAGTGACCTTAAGCAACAAGGCCACGGTTGAGTCCTTCACCATTGTTTACATCCCCATTCCGGGTAACCCAATCAAGCCGCCCTATGTTATTGCCAACTTGGTGTTAGACGGCGCGAACTTGAGCTTCTTGCATTTGCTTAGCGAATGTAAAAACGAAGACGTGCGGATTGGTATGCGAGTAGAAGCGCTTTGGCGGCCCGAGGAAGAGTGGGGCTTTGCCATGGAAAATATCCAGTACTTTAAGCCTATAGACGAGCCGGACATGCCGGTGGATCAGATTGGCAAATTAATTGATGAGGGCCGATAA
- a CDS encoding thiolase domain-containing protein, with protein sequence MRADKMRDVAIVAFAQSNCQRDAGAQNEVELIMPVLSEVFKQAGINNAQDVDFTCSGSCDYQQGAAFAFVAGVDALGAVPPIKESHVEMDAAWALYEAWLKIQMGQAESALLYGFGKSSPGELPIVLSQQLDPYYLAPLWVDSIAFAAMQARTMLDSGEITENDMAEVVARSRNNALANNPHAQLKGDQTAADLLKEATYVSPLRRHDCCPISDGACAMIICTIEKAKEWGKPYAVIKGIDHRIETHHIGSRDLSRSVSTEIAAKAAGVANGPVDVAELYAPFSHQEIILKKALGLGDDTVVNPSGGVLAGNVMMASGLSRIGEVAMRIIRGEAKRGVAHATSGPCLQQNLITVLEAK encoded by the coding sequence ATGAGGGCCGATAAAATGCGTGATGTTGCGATAGTTGCCTTTGCGCAATCGAATTGCCAGCGAGATGCCGGCGCGCAAAATGAAGTAGAACTGATCATGCCAGTGCTCAGTGAAGTGTTTAAGCAAGCGGGGATTAACAACGCCCAAGACGTTGACTTCACCTGTTCTGGCAGCTGCGATTATCAGCAGGGCGCAGCGTTTGCCTTTGTTGCCGGTGTTGATGCCTTGGGCGCAGTGCCGCCAATTAAAGAATCGCATGTGGAAATGGATGCAGCTTGGGCACTTTACGAAGCGTGGCTGAAAATCCAAATGGGACAAGCTGAGTCAGCGCTGTTATACGGTTTTGGCAAATCTTCTCCGGGTGAGCTACCCATCGTGTTGTCTCAACAACTTGATCCCTATTACCTCGCACCGCTGTGGGTAGACAGTATCGCCTTTGCCGCTATGCAGGCGAGAACGATGTTGGATTCAGGCGAAATTACTGAGAACGATATGGCTGAGGTCGTGGCGCGCTCTAGAAATAATGCCTTGGCGAATAATCCCCACGCGCAGTTAAAAGGCGATCAGACCGCTGCCGACTTATTGAAAGAAGCGACCTATGTGTCGCCGCTGCGTCGTCATGATTGCTGCCCAATCTCAGATGGCGCCTGCGCCATGATTATCTGCACCATCGAGAAAGCGAAAGAATGGGGCAAGCCCTACGCAGTGATAAAAGGCATAGATCACCGCATTGAGACTCACCACATTGGCTCGCGTGATTTAAGCCGCTCGGTATCAACTGAAATCGCCGCTAAGGCAGCGGGTGTGGCAAATGGTCCGGTTGATGTTGCCGAACTGTACGCGCCCTTTAGTCATCAAGAAATTATTCTGAAAAAGGCCTTGGGCCTGGGTGACGACACCGTGGTTAATCCATCTGGTGGCGTGTTGGCGGGTAACGTGATGATGGCATCAGGTTTGTCGCGTATTGGTGAAGTTGCCATGCGCATTATTCGTGGCGAAGCAAAACGCGGTGTTGCCCACGCGACATCAGGTCCGTGCTTGCAACAAAACCTGATTACCGTACTGGAGGCAAAATAA
- a CDS encoding thiolase domain-containing protein, producing MAQLAAVVGVGQTKYKTKRKDVSIAGMVREAAVNALEDAGLTWDDIDAVIIGKAPDMFEGVIMPELYLTDALGCNGKPMLRVHTAGSVGGSTAIVAASYVQSGVFKRILTVSYEKQSESNAMWALSNPQPFSPHLNAGAGGYFAPIIREYMHRSGAPYDAGIKVAVKDRLHGSKNPLAHLQLPNITLKEVEDSPMLWEPLRFLEACPSSDGACAMVIANEELAAKSPRKPAWIRGAAMRSEPTMYAGRNQVNPQAGIDCAKDVYAQAGIHNPRKDFDCAEVYVPFSWYEPMWLENLGFADPGKGWELTMAGATSLIEGGDIPWNCSGGVLCSNPIGASGMIRFAEAAQQVRGEAGGHQVDGAKTALGHAYGGGAQFFSMWVVSSEKP from the coding sequence ATGGCTCAGTTAGCTGCTGTTGTTGGCGTAGGCCAAACAAAATATAAAACCAAACGCAAAGATGTTTCTATTGCGGGCATGGTGCGCGAAGCCGCGGTCAATGCCCTCGAAGATGCAGGTTTAACCTGGGATGACATCGACGCGGTCATTATTGGTAAGGCGCCGGATATGTTTGAAGGCGTAATTATGCCTGAACTGTATCTAACCGACGCGCTGGGCTGTAATGGCAAGCCAATGTTGCGGGTACACACAGCGGGTTCGGTGGGTGGTTCTACCGCCATTGTTGCTGCATCGTATGTGCAAAGCGGGGTGTTTAAACGTATTTTGACTGTGTCTTATGAGAAGCAGTCAGAGTCGAATGCGATGTGGGCGCTGTCAAATCCACAGCCTTTCTCACCGCATTTAAATGCCGGTGCAGGCGGTTATTTCGCGCCGATTATTCGCGAGTATATGCATCGTTCAGGCGCACCCTACGACGCCGGTATCAAGGTGGCGGTTAAGGATCGTTTGCACGGTTCTAAAAACCCATTGGCGCATTTACAGCTGCCAAATATTACCCTCAAGGAAGTTGAAGACAGCCCAATGCTGTGGGAACCGCTGAGATTCTTGGAAGCCTGCCCCTCATCTGACGGTGCCTGTGCCATGGTTATCGCCAACGAAGAGCTGGCGGCTAAGTCACCCCGTAAACCGGCGTGGATTCGCGGCGCGGCAATGCGTTCAGAACCTACAATGTATGCGGGTCGCAACCAGGTGAATCCACAGGCGGGTATCGATTGCGCCAAGGATGTTTACGCGCAGGCCGGTATTCATAATCCACGCAAGGATTTCGACTGTGCTGAAGTCTATGTGCCATTCTCTTGGTACGAGCCAATGTGGCTTGAAAACCTTGGCTTTGCCGATCCCGGCAAGGGCTGGGAATTGACCATGGCTGGTGCGACCTCCCTGATCGAGGGCGGTGACATTCCCTGGAACTGCTCAGGCGGCGTCTTGTGTTCTAACCCCATTGGCGCATCAGGTATGATTCGCTTTGCAGAAGCTGCCCAGCAGGTGCGTGGTGAAGCGGGTGGTCATCAGGTAGACGGCGCCAAAACAGCGCTTGGGCATGCCTATGGTGGCGGCGCGCAGTTCTTCTCAATGTGGGTCGTGAGCTCAGAGAAGCCGTAA
- a CDS encoding acyl-CoA synthetase has translation MTMQFNLADLFEAVADKVPEREALVCGASRCSYAELDAGANQMAHYMASKGVKAGDHVGLYMYNCNEYLEAMLACFKIRAVPINVNYRYVKDELLYIFDNADMVACIHHREFIPAIAEVRSAAKTLKLCIAVADHTEEPLATIDAVDYHTVRETQSKERNFGERSGDDYFILYTGGTTGMPKGVMWPHKNVFFAAMGGGGHFSPLGACEKPEDMASRVTEHALRGIALAPLMHGASWWYACIQLLAGNALILNHQRSFNGEAIWQVVQDEKVNAVQIVGDAMAIPLLDALDANVDRWDLSAVFNVGSGGAIFSEAKQEAFKKHFPNVFITNSFGSSEGGQMGMDNGSKKTASGLGNVSRTDFMDVLINLEGDTWRHAELGETGIFARAGYIPNGYYNDPVKTAKTFIQVDGKTWLLTGDAAKLEDDGSITVFGRGSNCINSGGEKIFPEEVEVALKAHTGIFDALVVGVDDERWGSRVSAVIQAREGTELSLENIQEHCRKHIAGYKVPREIHLIDELPRAPSGKPDYKTAKAYADSGKGAVA, from the coding sequence ATGACTATGCAATTTAACCTCGCAGATTTATTTGAAGCCGTTGCTGACAAGGTGCCGGAGCGCGAGGCGCTAGTCTGCGGAGCGAGCCGTTGTAGCTATGCAGAATTGGATGCTGGCGCCAATCAAATGGCCCACTATATGGCATCTAAGGGTGTTAAAGCGGGCGATCACGTCGGCCTGTATATGTATAACTGCAATGAGTATCTGGAAGCGATGCTCGCCTGTTTCAAAATTCGCGCTGTGCCAATCAACGTCAACTATCGCTATGTAAAAGATGAGTTGTTATATATTTTTGATAATGCAGACATGGTCGCCTGTATTCATCACCGTGAATTTATTCCGGCCATCGCTGAGGTTCGCAGTGCCGCCAAGACCCTAAAATTATGTATTGCCGTTGCTGACCATACTGAAGAGCCGCTGGCGACAATTGACGCTGTGGATTACCACACCGTGCGGGAAACCCAGTCTAAAGAGCGCAACTTCGGTGAGCGCTCAGGGGATGACTATTTCATTCTCTACACCGGTGGCACCACTGGCATGCCTAAAGGCGTGATGTGGCCGCATAAGAATGTATTTTTTGCAGCCATGGGCGGCGGTGGGCACTTTTCACCCCTAGGTGCCTGTGAGAAGCCAGAAGACATGGCCAGCCGCGTTACTGAGCACGCCTTGCGCGGTATTGCGCTGGCGCCACTGATGCACGGCGCGTCATGGTGGTACGCCTGTATTCAGCTATTGGCGGGCAACGCCTTAATCCTTAATCATCAGCGCTCTTTTAATGGCGAAGCGATTTGGCAGGTTGTTCAAGACGAGAAAGTGAACGCGGTGCAAATCGTTGGCGACGCCATGGCTATTCCGCTGCTGGATGCCCTAGACGCAAATGTTGATCGCTGGGATTTAAGCGCGGTATTTAATGTTGGTTCCGGCGGTGCGATCTTCTCTGAAGCTAAGCAAGAAGCCTTTAAAAAGCATTTCCCCAATGTCTTTATCACCAACAGCTTCGGCTCGTCCGAAGGTGGTCAAATGGGTATGGATAACGGCAGCAAAAAGACCGCATCTGGCCTTGGCAATGTAAGCCGCACAGATTTTATGGACGTGCTCATAAATCTTGAGGGCGACACTTGGCGTCATGCGGAGCTAGGTGAAACCGGTATTTTTGCCCGCGCTGGGTATATCCCAAATGGTTATTACAACGACCCTGTGAAAACCGCAAAAACCTTTATTCAAGTAGATGGTAAGACGTGGTTGCTAACTGGTGATGCTGCCAAGCTCGAAGATGACGGTTCAATCACTGTATTTGGGCGGGGTTCTAATTGCATCAATAGTGGCGGCGAAAAAATCTTCCCTGAAGAAGTGGAAGTCGCACTCAAAGCCCACACCGGAATATTTGATGCTCTGGTTGTCGGCGTTGATGATGAGCGCTGGGGCAGTCGAGTGAGCGCTGTTATTCAGGCCCGCGAGGGAACGGAGTTAAGCCTAGAAAATATTCAAGAGCACTGCCGCAAGCATATTGCTGGCTACAAAGTGCCCAGAGAAATCCATTTGATAGACGAACTGCCCCGCGCGCCAAGTGGTAAACCAGATTATAAAACCGCCAAGGCCTATGCCGACAGTGGTAAAGGCGCTGTTGCCTAA